In one Denitratisoma sp. genomic region, the following are encoded:
- a CDS encoding (2Fe-2S)-binding protein translates to MNVKLSLKVNGKAVEADVDPRTLLVQFLRDHLHLTGTHVGCDTGQCGACTIHLNGRAVKSCNLLALQAQGAEVTTIEGLAAPNGDMHPMQAAFKECHGLQCGFCTPGMVMSATALLKDNPKPTEEQIRAGLDGNFCRCTGYHNIVKAVQTCAGGR, encoded by the coding sequence ATGAACGTGAAGCTGTCACTCAAGGTGAACGGCAAGGCGGTGGAGGCGGACGTCGATCCGCGCACGCTCCTTGTGCAGTTCCTGCGCGACCACCTGCACCTGACCGGCACCCACGTCGGCTGCGACACCGGCCAGTGCGGCGCCTGCACCATCCATCTCAACGGGCGCGCCGTGAAGTCCTGCAACCTGCTGGCGCTGCAGGCGCAAGGCGCCGAGGTGACCACCATCGAGGGGCTTGCCGCGCCGAACGGCGACATGCATCCGATGCAGGCCGCCTTCAAGGAGTGCCACGGCCTGCAGTGCGGCTTCTGCACGCCGGGCATGGTGATGAGCGCCACCGCGCTGCTCAAGGACAATCCCAAGCCCACCGAAGAACAGATCCGCGCCGGTCTCGACGGCAACTTCTGCCGCTGCACCGGCTACCACAACATCGTCAAGGCGGTGCAGACCTGCGCCGGCGGGAGGTAG
- a CDS encoding xanthine dehydrogenase family protein molybdopterin-binding subunit, translating into MGANIPNGIGASPRRKEDQRFLTGAGNYTDDINIQGQTYAYFLRSPHAHAAIRKIDTRAAAAAPGVVAIFTGADLAEAKVGGLPCGWLITDVNGQPMKEPPHPLLAQGKANHVGDQVAVVIAETYLQAKDAAELIEVDYDVLDAVADVATATQPGKPQVHDIAPNNTCYVWGHGDKAAVDKAFAGAAHVTTLEFRNNRLIPNAIEPRAAVAQYSRSEDAYTLHVANQNPHVERLLMTAFVLGLPEHKVRVIAPDVGGGFGSKIFLYAEETVITWAAKRVNRPIKWTCERSESFMSDAHGRDHATKAELALDKDGKFLAMRVKTAANLGAYLSTFASSVPTILYATLLAGQYTTPAIYAEVTGVFTNTVPVDAYRGAGRPEATFVVERLVSKAALEMGIDQAEIRRRNFIRNFPYATPVGLTYDTGNYEATLAAAIRIADVAGFPARREEAKKRGKLRGIGYSCYIEACGLAPSNIAGALGARAGLFEAGEIRVHPTGSVTVFTGSHSHGQGHETTFAQVVAERLGIPFENVDVVHGDTGRIPFGMGTYGSRSLAVGGTAIMKAIDKVVAKGKKIAAHLLEAADSDIVFENGNFKVAGTDKQVAFGQVAFAAYVPHNYPLDKLEPGLNETAFYDPTNFTYPAGSHICEVEVDPETGVTRVANYVASDDFGNIINPMIVEGQVHGGLAQGIGQALLEQAVYDYETGQLLSGSYTDYAMPRADDVPSFKVDTQVTPCTHNPLGVKGCGEAGAIGSPPAVISAIIDALKDLGVKEVPMPATPYRVWQAIQSARA; encoded by the coding sequence ATGGGTGCGAACATTCCGAACGGCATCGGCGCCTCGCCGCGGCGCAAGGAGGATCAGCGCTTCCTTACCGGCGCCGGCAACTACACCGACGACATCAACATTCAGGGCCAGACCTACGCCTATTTCCTGCGCTCGCCGCATGCGCACGCCGCCATCAGAAAGATCGACACCAGGGCCGCGGCCGCCGCGCCCGGCGTGGTGGCCATCTTCACCGGCGCCGACCTCGCCGAGGCCAAGGTGGGCGGCCTGCCCTGCGGCTGGCTGATCACCGACGTCAACGGCCAGCCGATGAAGGAGCCGCCGCACCCATTGCTCGCCCAGGGCAAGGCGAACCACGTCGGCGACCAGGTCGCGGTGGTCATTGCCGAGACCTACCTGCAGGCCAAGGACGCGGCGGAGCTGATCGAGGTCGACTACGACGTGCTCGACGCCGTCGCCGACGTCGCCACGGCGACGCAGCCCGGCAAGCCGCAGGTGCACGACATCGCGCCGAACAACACCTGCTACGTCTGGGGCCACGGCGACAAGGCCGCCGTGGACAAGGCCTTCGCCGGCGCGGCGCACGTCACGACGCTGGAGTTCCGCAACAACCGGCTGATCCCCAACGCCATCGAGCCGCGCGCCGCCGTGGCGCAGTACTCGCGCAGCGAGGACGCCTACACGCTCCACGTCGCCAACCAGAACCCGCACGTCGAGCGCCTGCTGATGACCGCCTTCGTCCTCGGCCTGCCCGAGCACAAGGTGCGCGTCATCGCCCCCGACGTCGGCGGCGGCTTCGGCTCGAAGATCTTCCTCTATGCCGAGGAGACCGTCATCACCTGGGCGGCCAAGCGCGTGAACCGGCCGATCAAGTGGACCTGCGAGCGGTCCGAGTCCTTCATGTCCGACGCCCACGGCCGCGACCACGCCACCAAGGCCGAGCTGGCGCTGGACAAGGACGGCAAGTTCCTGGCGATGCGCGTGAAGACCGCCGCCAACCTCGGCGCCTACCTGTCCACCTTCGCCTCCTCGGTGCCGACCATCCTTTACGCCACGCTGCTTGCCGGGCAGTACACCACGCCGGCGATCTACGCCGAGGTCACCGGGGTGTTCACCAATACCGTGCCGGTGGACGCCTACCGCGGCGCCGGGCGGCCCGAGGCGACCTTCGTCGTCGAGCGGCTGGTGTCGAAGGCGGCGCTGGAGATGGGCATCGACCAGGCCGAGATCCGCCGCCGCAACTTCATCAGGAATTTCCCCTATGCGACGCCGGTCGGCCTCACCTACGATACCGGCAACTACGAGGCGACGCTGGCCGCGGCGATCAGGATCGCCGACGTCGCCGGCTTCCCGGCGCGGCGCGAGGAGGCGAAGAAGCGCGGCAAGCTGCGCGGGATCGGCTACTCGTGCTACATCGAGGCCTGCGGCCTGGCGCCGTCGAACATTGCCGGCGCCCTCGGGGCGCGCGCCGGCCTGTTCGAAGCCGGCGAGATCCGCGTGCACCCGACCGGCTCGGTCACGGTGTTCACCGGTTCGCACAGCCACGGCCAGGGCCACGAAACGACTTTCGCCCAGGTGGTGGCCGAACGCCTCGGCATTCCCTTCGAGAACGTCGATGTGGTGCACGGCGACACCGGCCGCATACCCTTCGGCATGGGCACGTACGGCTCGCGTTCGCTGGCCGTCGGCGGCACGGCGATCATGAAGGCCATCGACAAGGTGGTCGCCAAGGGCAAGAAGATCGCCGCCCACCTGCTCGAGGCCGCCGACAGCGACATCGTCTTCGAGAACGGCAACTTCAAGGTCGCCGGCACCGACAAGCAGGTCGCCTTCGGCCAGGTCGCCTTCGCCGCCTACGTGCCGCACAACTATCCGCTCGACAAGCTGGAGCCCGGCCTCAACGAGACGGCCTTCTACGATCCGACCAACTTCACCTATCCGGCCGGCAGCCACATCTGCGAGGTCGAGGTGGATCCCGAGACCGGCGTCACCCGGGTGGCGAACTACGTCGCTTCCGACGACTTCGGCAACATCATCAACCCGATGATCGTCGAAGGGCAGGTGCACGGCGGACTGGCGCAGGGCATCGGCCAGGCGCTGCTGGAGCAGGCGGTATACGACTACGAGACCGGCCAGCTGCTCTCCGGCAGCTACACCGACTACGCCATGCCGCGCGCCGACGACGTGCCGAGCTTCAAGGTGGACACGCAGGTGACGCCCTGCACGCACAATCCGCTCGGCGTCAAGGGCTGCGGCGAGGCGGGCGCCATCGGCTCCCCGCCGGCGGTGATCAGCGCCATCATCGACGCCCTCAAGGACCTCGGCGTCAAGGAAGTGCCGATGCCGGCGACGCCCTACCGCGTCTGGCAAGCCATCCAGTCCGCCCGCGCCTGA
- a CDS encoding xanthine dehydrogenase family protein subunit M, with protein MYAFQYHRPGSLNEAATLLGKLGDGKALAGGQTLIAAMKLRLAQPSDLVDLGGIAELSGIRADGDNLVIGATTRHADVAASADVGKRIPALAHLAGGIGDRQVRAVGTLGGSIANNDPAADYPAGVLGLGATIVTTQRSLGADEFFTGMYETALKPGELIKSLSFPVPKRAGYAKFANPASRFALIGVFVSQAANGAVRVAVTGAGNGVFRSAELEKALAASFTPDAAGAVKVPASNCNGDIHASAEYRAHLVSVMAKRAVAAALG; from the coding sequence ATGTATGCATTCCAATACCACCGTCCGGGCAGTCTCAATGAAGCCGCGACCCTGCTCGGCAAGCTCGGCGACGGCAAGGCGCTGGCCGGCGGCCAGACCCTGATCGCTGCCATGAAGCTGCGCCTCGCCCAGCCCTCCGACCTCGTCGACCTCGGCGGCATCGCCGAACTGTCCGGCATCCGGGCCGATGGAGACAATTTGGTGATCGGCGCCACGACGCGCCACGCCGACGTTGCCGCTTCCGCCGACGTCGGGAAGCGCATCCCGGCGCTGGCGCATCTGGCCGGCGGCATCGGCGACCGGCAGGTGCGCGCGGTCGGCACCCTCGGCGGTTCGATCGCCAACAACGATCCGGCCGCCGACTATCCGGCCGGCGTGCTCGGCCTCGGCGCCACCATCGTCACCACGCAGCGCAGCCTCGGCGCGGACGAATTCTTCACCGGCATGTACGAGACGGCGCTCAAGCCCGGCGAGCTGATCAAGTCGCTCAGCTTCCCGGTGCCGAAGCGGGCGGGCTACGCCAAGTTCGCCAATCCGGCTTCGCGCTTCGCCCTGATCGGCGTCTTCGTCAGCCAGGCCGCCAACGGCGCCGTGCGCGTCGCGGTGACCGGCGCCGGCAACGGCGTGTTCCGTTCGGCCGAGCTGGAGAAGGCGCTGGCGGCGAGCTTCACGCCCGACGCGGCGGGTGCGGTCAAGGTTCCGGCGAGCAACTGCAACGGCGACATCCACGCCAGCGCCGAGTACCGCGCGCACCTGGTGTCGGTGATGGCCAAGCGGGCTGTTGCGGCGGCGCTGGGCTGA
- a CDS encoding MoxR family ATPase: protein MPQTIDELQQRLAGADYIASRGLATAAFLALRMGRPLLLEGEAGTGKTEIAKVLAATLGRPLIRLQCYEGLDLASAVYEWNYPRQMIEIRLAEATGKATREQLAADIFAERFLIRRPLLQALEGDPAAPPVLLIDELDRTDEPFEAYLLEVLSDFQVSIPELGTIKAAAPPVVILTSNRTREIHDAVKRRCLYHWVDYPDAVRELEIVRRKAPGAAERLSREIVGFVQTLRGQDLFKLPGVAETIDWTRSLMELDRICLDPETINDTLGVLLKYQDDIARIKGSEAASILAQVQAELSAAP from the coding sequence GTGCCACAGACCATCGACGAACTGCAACAGCGCCTCGCCGGGGCGGATTACATCGCCTCGCGCGGGCTCGCCACGGCCGCCTTCCTGGCGCTGCGCATGGGCCGCCCGCTGCTGCTCGAAGGCGAAGCGGGCACCGGCAAGACCGAGATCGCCAAGGTATTGGCCGCCACGCTGGGCCGCCCACTCATCCGCCTGCAGTGCTACGAGGGCCTCGACCTGGCCTCGGCGGTGTACGAATGGAACTACCCGCGCCAGATGATCGAAATCCGCCTGGCCGAGGCGACCGGCAAAGCCACGCGGGAGCAGCTCGCCGCCGACATCTTCGCCGAGCGCTTCCTCATCCGCCGGCCGCTGCTGCAGGCGCTGGAAGGCGACCCTGCCGCGCCGCCGGTGCTGCTCATCGACGAACTGGACCGCACCGACGAGCCCTTCGAGGCCTACCTGCTCGAGGTTCTGTCGGATTTCCAGGTGTCGATCCCCGAGCTCGGCACCATCAAGGCGGCGGCGCCGCCCGTCGTCATCCTGACGTCCAACCGCACCCGCGAAATCCACGACGCGGTGAAGCGCCGCTGCCTCTATCACTGGGTCGACTACCCCGATGCCGTCCGCGAGCTGGAGATCGTGCGGCGCAAGGCGCCCGGCGCCGCCGAACGGCTGTCGCGCGAGATCGTCGGTTTCGTGCAGACGCTGCGCGGCCAGGATCTGTTCAAGCTGCCGGGCGTGGCGGAGACCATCGACTGGACGCGCTCCCTGATGGAGCTCGACCGCATCTGCCTCGACCCCGAGACCATCAACGACACGCTCGGCGTGCTGCTCAAATACCAGGACGACATCGCCCGCATCAAGGGCAGCGAGGCGGCTTCCATCCTGGCGCAGGTGCAGGCCGAGCTTTCCGCGGCGCCATGA
- a CDS encoding VWA domain-containing protein, with amino-acid sequence MSLLRMPAAKGGRLAENVMHFARVLRTAGMPVGTHQVLAALDALKFAGIGRREDFYWTLASVFVDRREQRELFDQAFHMFWRDPDLLGRIMHMMLPKVEGLPAERDKAHHRLQEAFGRGAPETPKLEQQPEQEIEIDAFLSFSSRELLQQMDFESMTTAELAAAKRLLARLQLPLREVRTRRLAPDARGRRIDRRATLKAAIAAHGDVIPLRRATPRSVPPPLVILVDISGSMSRHARMFLHFVHALANNANPARRRVSVLLFGTRLTSITRELRQRDVDVALDRVSARVKDWAGGTRIGACLHDFNRLWSRRLLGQNACVLLLSDGLDREGGEGLAAEMERLHKSCRQLIWLNPLLRYEGFEARAAGIVAMRPHVDLFLPAHNLDSLADLGRVLAMPPAMRRLEPRAA; translated from the coding sequence ATGAGCCTGTTGCGGATGCCGGCCGCCAAGGGCGGCCGCCTCGCCGAGAACGTCATGCACTTCGCCCGCGTGCTGCGCACCGCCGGCATGCCGGTGGGGACGCACCAGGTGCTGGCGGCGCTCGATGCGCTGAAATTCGCCGGCATCGGCCGCCGCGAGGACTTCTACTGGACGCTGGCCAGCGTCTTCGTCGACCGCCGCGAGCAGCGCGAACTCTTCGACCAGGCCTTCCACATGTTCTGGCGCGACCCGGATCTGCTCGGCCGCATCATGCACATGATGCTGCCCAAGGTCGAAGGCCTGCCGGCCGAGCGCGACAAGGCGCATCACCGCCTGCAGGAGGCCTTCGGCCGCGGCGCCCCCGAGACGCCGAAGCTCGAACAGCAGCCCGAGCAGGAAATCGAGATCGACGCCTTCCTCAGCTTCTCGTCGCGCGAGCTCCTGCAGCAGATGGATTTCGAATCGATGACCACCGCCGAGCTGGCGGCGGCGAAGCGGCTCCTGGCGCGCCTTCAACTGCCCTTGCGCGAAGTGCGCACGCGGCGTCTGGCGCCGGATGCGCGCGGCCGGCGCATCGACCGGCGCGCCACGCTGAAGGCGGCCATCGCCGCGCACGGCGACGTGATCCCGCTGCGCCGCGCCACGCCGCGCAGCGTGCCGCCGCCGCTGGTGATCCTGGTCGACATCTCCGGCTCGATGAGCCGCCATGCGCGCATGTTCCTGCATTTCGTGCACGCCCTTGCGAACAATGCGAACCCGGCCCGCCGCCGCGTCTCGGTGCTGCTTTTCGGCACGCGGCTGACGTCCATCACGCGCGAGCTGCGCCAGCGCGACGTCGACGTGGCGCTCGACCGCGTCTCGGCGCGGGTCAAGGACTGGGCCGGCGGCACGCGCATCGGCGCCTGCCTGCACGACTTCAACCGCCTCTGGTCGCGCCGGCTGCTGGGCCAGAACGCCTGCGTGCTGCTGCTCTCCGACGGCCTCGACCGCGAGGGCGGCGAGGGGCTGGCGGCCGAGATGGAGCGCCTGCACAAGTCCTGCCGCCAGTTGATCTGGCTCAATCCGCTGCTGCGCTACGAAGGCTTCGAGGCGCGCGCCGCCGGCATCGTCGCCATGCGGCCGCACGTCGACCTGTTCCTGCCGGCGCACAACCTGGACAGCCTGGCCGACCTCGGCCGGGTCCTCGCCATGCCGCCCGCGATGCGCCGCCTGGAGCCGCGCGCCGCCTGA
- a CDS encoding carbon monoxide dehydrogenase subunit G, whose amino-acid sequence MDMNGEQRIPVGQQAVWEALNDLEVLKACIPGCESIEKVSDTEHHVTLTAAVGPVKAKFKGKMHLGDLDPPHSYRIGFEGQGGVAGFAKGEARVSLRADGADTLMNYTVHAQVGGKLAQVGSRLIDAAAKKLADDFFETFNARVAPRAAEAAAPKPAAGVPIWVWIAAAIAAIVALLFALR is encoded by the coding sequence ATGGACATGAACGGAGAACAGCGCATCCCCGTCGGCCAGCAGGCCGTGTGGGAGGCCTTGAACGACCTGGAGGTGCTCAAGGCCTGCATTCCGGGCTGCGAGTCGATCGAGAAGGTCTCCGACACCGAGCACCACGTCACGCTGACCGCCGCCGTGGGCCCGGTGAAGGCGAAGTTCAAGGGCAAGATGCATCTGGGCGATCTCGACCCGCCGCATTCCTACCGCATCGGCTTCGAGGGGCAGGGCGGCGTCGCCGGCTTCGCCAAGGGCGAGGCCCGGGTCAGCCTGCGGGCCGACGGCGCGGACACGCTGATGAACTACACGGTGCACGCCCAGGTCGGCGGCAAGCTCGCCCAGGTCGGCTCGCGGCTGATCGATGCGGCGGCGAAGAAGCTCGCCGACGATTTCTTCGAGACCTTCAACGCCCGCGTCGCGCCCCGGGCGGCGGAGGCGGCCGCGCCGAAACCGGCAGCCGGCGTGCCGATTTGGGTCTGGATCGCCGCCGCCATTGCCGCTATAGTCGCCCTTCTTTTTGCGTTGCGCTGA
- a CDS encoding XdhC family protein produces MKAELFEQLLAERAAKRSVTVVTRLADGAQALVRDGAVSGELTLSDEQRAEVQTLLRSDKSGALASSDGALFARCYASAPRMVIVGAVHITQALAPMAAMAGFEVVVVDPRRAFATSERLPGVTVTTEWPDEALARIGLDAQTAVVTLSHDPKLDDPALIAALQSRCFYIGALGSSRTHAKRVARLTEAGLADALPRIHAPVGLDLGGRSPAEIAVSVLAQVIQARYAK; encoded by the coding sequence ATGAAAGCCGAACTTTTCGAACAATTGCTGGCCGAGCGCGCCGCCAAGCGCTCGGTGACCGTCGTCACCCGCCTCGCCGACGGCGCCCAGGCACTGGTGCGCGACGGCGCCGTGTCGGGGGAACTGACTTTATCCGATGAGCAGCGCGCCGAAGTTCAGACCCTGCTGCGGTCGGACAAGAGCGGCGCGCTGGCGTCCTCCGACGGCGCGCTGTTCGCGCGCTGCTACGCCTCCGCCCCGCGCATGGTCATCGTCGGCGCCGTGCACATCACCCAGGCGCTGGCGCCGATGGCGGCGATGGCCGGCTTCGAGGTCGTCGTCGTCGACCCGCGCCGCGCCTTCGCGACATCGGAGCGCCTGCCCGGCGTGACGGTGACGACGGAATGGCCGGACGAGGCGCTGGCGCGCATCGGCCTCGACGCGCAGACCGCCGTGGTGACGCTGTCGCACGATCCCAAGCTCGACGACCCGGCGCTGATCGCCGCGCTGCAAAGCCGGTGTTTCTACATCGGCGCGCTGGGCAGTTCGCGCACCCACGCCAAGCGCGTGGCGCGGCTCACTGAGGCCGGGCTTGCCGACGCCCTCCCGCGCATCCATGCGCCGGTCGGGCTGGACCTCGGCGGCCGTTCGCCGGCCGAGATTGCCGTCTCGGTGCTCGCGCAAGTAATACAAGCCAGATACGCCAAATGA
- a CDS encoding molybdopterin-binding/glycosyltransferase family 2 protein: MIFGEFRCEEAEGVTLAHTLNLGEKTLRKGRVLTEQDVALLRQAGIAAVTGARMGEGDLDENAGAAEIAALLVGPNTETRRPYTGRCNVHASARGVLRVDAARIDALNELDEAIAVGTLPDYALARQGQVLATIKIIPFAVSRELVERCRAIAGGAPLLRLAPLAPRRAALIMGELPGMKENVFRGTVTATRNRLEGLGSRLALVLRCRHERGEYEARLREALAAGCDLLLIAGATVTKDRLDTVPAAVTAVGGVVDHFGMPVEPGNMLLLAHIDEVPVLVLPGCARSRRSNGLDWVLQRLHAGLPVGRAEIMRMGVGGLIRSPLEPEDEEEGEVESVPSVPAGTPNVAALVLAAGQSSRMGGTNKLLAEVGGVPMLLRAVNAALASKAASVTVVLGHEAEQAEALLAGRRISIVRNPDFAQGMSTSLRAGIAALPAEAEAAVVLLADMPRISAVQVDRLIDAFERKQPAIVVPQRNGKRGNPILWPREFFAPMQAVSGDQGARGLLEANAQRIRGVDMDDDAIHADVDTPDTLRALEGE, translated from the coding sequence ATGATCTTCGGCGAATTCCGCTGCGAGGAGGCCGAGGGCGTCACGCTCGCCCACACGCTCAACCTCGGCGAAAAGACGTTGAGGAAAGGCCGCGTCCTGACGGAGCAGGATGTCGCGCTGCTGCGGCAGGCCGGCATCGCCGCCGTCACCGGTGCGCGCATGGGCGAGGGCGACCTCGACGAGAACGCCGGCGCCGCCGAGATCGCCGCGCTGCTGGTCGGGCCAAACACGGAAACACGCCGCCCCTATACCGGCCGCTGCAACGTGCATGCCTCGGCGCGCGGCGTGCTGCGGGTGGATGCCGCGCGCATCGACGCCCTCAACGAACTCGACGAAGCGATCGCCGTCGGCACGCTGCCCGACTATGCCCTGGCGCGCCAGGGCCAGGTGCTCGCCACCATCAAGATCATCCCTTTCGCCGTGTCGCGCGAGCTGGTCGAGCGCTGCCGCGCCATTGCCGGCGGCGCGCCGCTGCTGCGCCTGGCCCCGCTCGCGCCGCGTCGCGCCGCGCTGATCATGGGCGAGCTGCCCGGCATGAAGGAGAACGTCTTCCGCGGCACCGTCACCGCCACGCGCAACCGCCTCGAGGGCCTCGGCAGCCGCCTGGCCCTGGTGCTGCGCTGCCGCCACGAACGCGGCGAATATGAAGCCAGGCTGCGCGAGGCGCTCGCCGCCGGCTGCGACCTGCTGCTGATTGCCGGCGCCACGGTGACCAAGGACCGTCTCGACACGGTGCCCGCCGCGGTGACGGCCGTCGGCGGCGTCGTGGACCACTTCGGCATGCCGGTCGAACCGGGCAACATGCTGCTGCTGGCGCACATCGATGAAGTGCCGGTGCTGGTGCTGCCCGGCTGCGCCCGCTCGCGCCGCTCGAACGGCCTCGACTGGGTACTGCAGCGCTTGCACGCCGGCCTGCCAGTCGGCCGCGCCGAGATCATGCGCATGGGGGTCGGCGGCCTCATCCGCAGCCCGCTCGAACCCGAGGACGAGGAGGAGGGCGAGGTCGAGAGCGTGCCGAGCGTGCCCGCCGGCACGCCGAACGTCGCCGCGCTGGTGCTCGCCGCCGGGCAGTCCTCGCGCATGGGCGGGACCAACAAGCTGCTCGCCGAAGTCGGCGGCGTGCCGATGCTGCTGCGCGCGGTGAATGCGGCGCTGGCCTCGAAGGCCGCTTCGGTGACGGTGGTGCTCGGACACGAGGCGGAGCAGGCCGAGGCGCTGCTCGCCGGGCGCAGGATCAGCATCGTGCGCAATCCCGATTTCGCGCAGGGCATGTCCACCTCGCTGCGCGCCGGCATCGCCGCGCTGCCGGCCGAGGCCGAAGCCGCCGTGGTGCTGCTCGCCGACATGCCGCGCATCAGCGCCGTGCAGGTCGACCGCCTGATCGACGCCTTCGAGCGAAAGCAGCCGGCCATCGTCGTGCCGCAGCGCAATGGCAAGCGCGGCAACCCCATCCTCTGGCCGCGCGAGTTCTTCGCGCCGATGCAGGCGGTGAGCGGCGACCAGGGCGCGCGCGGATTGCTCGAGGCGAATGCGCAGCGCATCCGCGGCGTCGACATGGACGACGACGCCATCCACGCCGACGTGGACACCCCGGACACCCTGCGCGCGCTGGAGGGGGAATGA
- a CDS encoding SufS family cysteine desulfurase, whose translation MSFSPADWRKHFPLLANHPRLHYLDNAATGQLCEAAFDAVTHHELTHRANVLRGTYRLAEQADAAYENARRQVAAYLNAASTEEVVFTAGTTASINLVAHAFGDGLKAGDEVVLSLAEHHSNFVPWQMLRDRRGVVLRILPLAADGRIDLARLGETLTPRCRLVAVTHASNVTGAVTDLAPLIAAAHAVGARVLVDGAQAVQHGPVFVASLGADFYAFSGHKAFGPTGVGVLWGKAEALDKLPPFLGGGGMIGRVTAEETTWAPPPRRFEAGTPPIAQAIGLGAALDWLRTQSWADLHAHTARLAQRMIEELAVLPGLTFLGPRDMKQRLPIVSFNLAGIHPHDVCQILDAHGVAVRGGHHCAQPLMDFFGVPGAVRASLVPYNDEADVDALLAGLKDAMRRLG comes from the coding sequence ATGAGCTTTTCTCCGGCAGACTGGCGCAAGCACTTTCCGCTGCTGGCGAATCATCCCCGCCTGCACTACCTCGACAACGCCGCCACCGGCCAGCTGTGCGAGGCGGCGTTCGACGCCGTCACGCACCATGAGCTGACGCACCGCGCCAACGTCCTGCGCGGCACCTACCGCCTTGCCGAGCAGGCCGACGCCGCCTACGAGAACGCGCGGCGGCAGGTCGCCGCCTACCTGAACGCCGCCAGCACGGAGGAGGTGGTGTTCACCGCCGGCACCACCGCCTCGATCAACCTGGTCGCCCATGCCTTCGGCGATGGGCTCAAGGCCGGCGACGAGGTGGTGCTGAGCCTGGCCGAGCACCACAGCAACTTCGTGCCCTGGCAGATGCTGCGCGACCGGCGCGGCGTCGTGCTGCGCATCCTGCCGCTGGCGGCGGACGGGCGCATCGACTTGGCGCGCCTCGGCGAAACGCTCACGCCGCGCTGCAGGCTGGTCGCCGTCACCCATGCCTCCAACGTCACCGGCGCCGTCACGGACCTGGCGCCGCTCATCGCGGCGGCGCATGCCGTCGGCGCCCGCGTGCTGGTCGACGGCGCGCAGGCGGTGCAGCACGGCCCCGTATTCGTTGCCTCGCTCGGCGCTGACTTCTACGCCTTCTCCGGCCACAAGGCCTTCGGCCCCACCGGCGTCGGCGTGCTGTGGGGCAAGGCGGAGGCCCTGGACAAGTTGCCGCCCTTCCTCGGCGGCGGCGGCATGATCGGGCGCGTGACGGCGGAGGAAACCACCTGGGCGCCGCCGCCGCGCCGCTTCGAGGCCGGCACGCCGCCCATCGCGCAGGCCATCGGGCTGGGCGCTGCGCTCGACTGGCTGCGCACGCAGTCGTGGGCGGACCTGCATGCCCACACCGCGCGCCTGGCGCAGCGCATGATCGAGGAGCTCGCCGTGCTGCCGGGACTGACTTTTCTGGGGCCGCGCGACATGAAGCAGCGTCTGCCCATCGTTTCGTTCAATCTCGCCGGCATCCATCCGCACGACGTCTGCCAGATCCTCGACGCGCACGGCGTCGCCGTGCGCGGCGGCCATCACTGCGCCCAGCCGCTGATGGATTTCTTCGGCGTGCCGGGCGCCGTCCGTGCCAGCCTCGTCCCCTACAACGACGAGGCCGACGTCGATGCGCTGCTGGCGGGCCTCAAGGATGCGATGAGGAGGCTGGGATGA
- a CDS encoding iron-sulfur cluster assembly scaffold protein, protein MSADLYQQALVDLARAAHGAGALAVSDGTALRDSPLCGDRVRMQVALDAGRVKTLAHDVKGCLLCQAAASLVGLHGAGLNAEEAKALCEQVAATLAGSAPPPGWPELALFEPVRPHRNRHGCVLLPFEALCEALQPASLP, encoded by the coding sequence ATGAGTGCCGACCTCTACCAGCAGGCCCTGGTTGACCTCGCCAGGGCCGCCCATGGCGCCGGCGCGCTGGCAGTGTCCGACGGCACCGCGCTGCGCGACAGCCCGTTGTGCGGCGACCGCGTGCGCATGCAGGTGGCGCTCGACGCCGGCCGCGTCAAGACCCTCGCCCACGACGTGAAGGGCTGCCTGCTCTGCCAGGCCGCCGCCTCGCTGGTTGGCCTGCACGGCGCCGGACTGAATGCGGAAGAGGCAAAGGCGCTGTGCGAGCAGGTCGCCGCCACGCTTGCCGGCAGTGCGCCGCCGCCCGGCTGGCCGGAACTCGCCCTTTTCGAGCCGGTGCGCCCCCATCGCAACCGCCACGGTTGCGTGCTGCTGCCGTTCGAGGCGCTGTGCGAGGCCTTGCAGCCGGCAAGTCTTCCCTAA